The genomic DNA TTCTCATACTTCGAACTCCTCTCGCCGGGGCAACACCTCTGCCACCGGTTGTAATGGCACTCGAGAAATATCTCGTCGATCAAACAGATTGCTCCGGTCTCAAACAGCCTCGGAATCAAATCGAATTCCGTCCCTTCCACATCCATCTTCATCACCACGAAATCCTTCTCCGAAAAGGTCTTCTTCAACCAATTCGCAAAATCAAACCCCTGAATCTGATCCACCTCTCTGTTAAATCCGCCATTGGCCGCCTTTGCCGGCTGAATCCTCCCCATTCCTCTGCCTTTCTCCTTCACCTTCTCACCCGGGTCGCTATTGATCTCGAAAGACAATGTTTCATTCCTCACCCAAGCTGCATAAGGTAGCAATGTGACCCCCTTCTTCAACTTGTACTGATCATGGAATGTCTTATCGGCTTCAACGGCGAAAACTTCGAAACTCTTGTTCTGTTTCGGGTACTGCTTCTTGAACCAGCTGCCAATGCTGGAGCCATAGCTCCGAGCTCCGACATCCACGTAAGCATACCGCTTCTTGAAGCTTATATCCGCCATTGTTGGCAGGTACTTAACGTTCTGTATATTCTTCTTCAGAGTAATCCACGGCTTCAACGGCTCTATTTCAATCAAAGGCTCCGCCTTTCTCACCAGCTCCATCTTATGCTCAGGAACCGAGCACTTAGCACCAACACTGCCACCAGGGTTCTCGACTCTGTGGCCTAAACCCTCAATCTCGCCGCCGCCGCACTCCTTCCTCAAAACCATCTCGCGAATCTTTGGCATCGACGAATTGAAGCCGTCGATGTCGCGCGAAGTCACGAGCTTGCTGCAGTTAAACAATTCAATAAACGAATGGAAGCTGTAAGTGTCTCTCGCGCCCACGTGGACCACCGCAAAACCTTCGGGCTTCAGCGTCCGCACAATTTCGGCGGCGAAATCCGCCGGCTTTGGCGACTTGTCGAGACGTCCGCCGCCGGAGAAAACAAAGTCAAAGCTGTTGTCAGCAAACGGTAAACGGTGCGCTTCGCCCGGAATTACCAAAGGACGCAACGCTTTCTTAAAAACACCGACCGCGTCCTTGACGCCGGACTCTCTCAGGGCGTAGACGTCGTGACCGGAAGGGGTCTCGACGCAGAGCGACTTGGCTTTCCGGGAGAGAAAGCCCTGGGACATGAGATCCTGGAAAACGGCGGAGTAGAAATGGACGGCCTGGATCCAGTCCTTGCTGGTGTAGAGATCGGGCTTCGAGGACCCCGCCGACCTCGATGGCACGGCGTCGTTTTTGGCGGCGATGGCCTCACTGCCGGTCTTCGCTATAACGAAGTTAAGATTTTCCGGGAGAGAGAAGAAGCAGAAGTTGCCGAGCTCACACGACTCGCCGGTGACGGTGACGACGTAGGCGAAGCGGCAGAGAACAATCAAAACGCCGAACAAAAAACAACGTATAAAAACGTTCTTAAGGAGACCGGGCTTGCCAGCGGCGGCGGAGCCGGGTTCCATCTCTGCAAAATATATACCCTTTTCTCTACAAAAAATTGGGGAAAAAACCAATATTTTTCTCTCTGTTTTGGGAATCGAAAtcgaaaaaataaattgaatgtGTATAAAACTGAAGAAATCGTCCGGGGGTTTTGGCTTAGCGGGAGCAGAATCGGGCGGATGTGTGGTTGCCGCCGATGAGGGCTGGTGGTTTTAAAAGGGAGTTGCAGATCTTGGAGTTGTGGGGGGAAGGAGAAGCCATGGCCGGTTTCTTGTTGGCAACTTTATTTCTGTTTCGGCATGACTGAGACgcgctctctttctctctgaaACTGCGAAAACTGAAAGACTGCGTTCGACTGTTTGGGGAAGAAGGCGTAGGGAGGGATAAAAGGAAAGGAGGTAGAGAATAACGCGGTCACGGCACTCGCACGTGTCGTGACAGGGAGAGCCGGTTTGGCACGCGTGAGAAGAAGACGGGAGGAAGGATGATATTGTTTTGTAGAATACACGTAGTGGGGCTTTTGATTGCGTTTGCAATATGTTGTAATTACGATATTGCCATGTTGAATTAAGAAAGGATTACCCGAAAAGACTCTCCCAATTGCATTATTAGGAGGAAAAGCTAATTAAATTGTTACAACTTGTTTTGGTCAATTATTGTTTCCGAATTAGTGTGACAGTCCCTGCGTCACTTTTTGTTAGAACGTTATCTTCTGTTTTGTAGATTCTTGAAAAACATACCAAACGAGGTTAATTATGATGAGACGATTGAGTCGGTAATCTTGAATTAaggttcatatttttttttagtcgagcgataacattagtaaattagatgttaaattagccATTAAAAAGGTTCAAACCTACTCCGTCATGTAAATGTAAGAGCACAACACATTTTCACTGACCACTTACAACGAAGGCTCCTATGGATCTATGTATTAATGAGTATCTTGATTCCTTGATGAGGGgtttattaataatttaatcctAAGTTGGGAATATTTCTTTGTTTGATTGAGATGTTTATGGGAGACCAATTTAAGCAAGTCtctattattctttttttttttgtcaaacttcCCGTTTTATTGATATAGTctttatttacaaataaaatgTATCAGGTTCAATTTTCATAAACTTCGTTATGTATGCATGTTTTTGTTTGTAACAACGCATATGAGCGCTCCTATCGTTAGCCTTAAGTGACAAGGGATGAGGAAATGGATGGACAACATAATGCATGGACTCTGAAAACCATTTCTAATAATCAAGATCACTAAACTGAGGATGGAATTATTAATCAAAATCATCCACTACCCAACAACTGCCAGGCGCTGCATGTGATGACAATAAATGGATTTCGTTAAATTAAATgacttaattatatatactattaGAGAGCACACATTATGTgtgaataattttattttttgtttttttattaaagagtgtgattaatttttaaattttttataaaagataTGGAGC from Pyrus communis chromosome 17, drPyrComm1.1, whole genome shotgun sequence includes the following:
- the LOC137723215 gene encoding uncharacterized protein, translated to MEPGSAAAGKPGLLKNVFIRCFLFGVLIVLCRFAYVVTVTGESCELGNFCFFSLPENLNFVIAKTGSEAIAAKNDAVPSRSAGSSKPDLYTSKDWIQAVHFYSAVFQDLMSQGFLSRKAKSLCVETPSGHDVYALRESGVKDAVGVFKKALRPLVIPGEAHRLPFADNSFDFVFSGGGRLDKSPKPADFAAEIVRTLKPEGFAVVHVGARDTYSFHSFIELFNCSKLVTSRDIDGFNSSMPKIREMVLRKECGGGEIEGLGHRVENPGGSVGAKCSVPEHKMELVRKAEPLIEIEPLKPWITLKKNIQNVKYLPTMADISFKKRYAYVDVGARSYGSSIGSWFKKQYPKQNKSFEVFAVEADKTFHDQYKLKKGVTLLPYAAWVRNETLSFEINSDPGEKVKEKGRGMGRIQPAKAANGGFNREVDQIQGFDFANWLKKTFSEKDFVVMKMDVEGTEFDLIPRLFETGAICLIDEIFLECHYNRWQRCCPGERSSKYEKSYGQCLDLFASLRQSGVLVHQWW